The Candidatus Hydrogenedentota bacterium genome window below encodes:
- a CDS encoding succinate dehydrogenase/fumarate reductase iron-sulfur subunit — NGRPHGPRPATTLCQLHMRHFHDGDVIVVEPFRATAFPIIRDLVVDRSALDRIIQAGGYVSVRTGQAPDANAIPIPKKRAEAAFRSAECIGCGACTAACPNASASLFAAAKIGQLAALPQGHPEREQRVRSMARRMDEEGFGPCSKHYECHAVCPKQVGVENITTMNRENLRAAFIRS; from the coding sequence TGAACGGACGCCCCCACGGTCCGCGCCCCGCCACCACGCTCTGCCAGCTTCATATGCGACATTTCCACGACGGCGACGTCATCGTCGTGGAGCCGTTTCGCGCCACCGCTTTTCCGATCATACGCGACCTCGTCGTGGATCGCTCCGCGCTCGACCGCATCATCCAAGCCGGGGGATACGTCTCGGTGCGGACCGGCCAAGCTCCCGACGCCAACGCCATCCCCATCCCCAAAAAACGCGCCGAAGCCGCATTCCGATCCGCGGAATGCATCGGCTGCGGCGCGTGCACTGCGGCGTGTCCGAATGCGTCCGCGAGCCTCTTCGCGGCGGCCAAAATCGGGCAACTCGCCGCGCTGCCACAAGGACATCCCGAACGGGAACAACGCGTCCGGTCCATGGCGCGCCGGATGGACGAGGAAGGTTTCGGGCCGTGCTCGAAACACTACGAATGCCATGCCGTATGTCCCAAGCAGGTCGGCGTCGAAAACATCACCACGATGAATCGCGAAAACCTGAGAGCCGCTTTTATACGTTCGTGA
- a CDS encoding metallophosphoesterase family protein, with translation MRRAILSFIVFLLCFCCMGAFAETPIQGAMNRVLARMGDALTGEQLMKADAAVIAPFITDEDRRVFATEYWRFDANVPVVVSVLRDEKQPVAPFWLEEAGFNKTNLKARNEEYTYEVWQKAFDAGRIGLGINGFDKHRPHYFVVVGPQRPGDKVILTRFFPADQQIFEMKPGSYTYHDWPDLVLTDVPDELKGQILLPTIRGRAREAHLIGAFRQTPYPSTEKPDHVLLTWNGDPRTTQAIQWRCKSPGGTVRYREAGAENDAPWIEVKPACRPLVDRLILNDRETYRCTAVLDGLKPGTRYAYSIEPAGVSADFTTAPAGGDPFTFFWLSDTHNNPVTGDLLAAGLAKCPKPAFCTISGDLVGTGQHRDDWDCLFNHAAAFTPRFPVMPSMGNHDNIDGMGPELYCAMFALPANGPAGLETGRAYSFQYGDALFLMPDVTAPVEMQAPWIERQLQGKTTAWTFAVLHFPPYAPDDENPEIVENWLPLFDAHHVDFVLTGHVHNYLRTYPMKAGQRVESTRDGTIYCITVSVGGRPQAIPKPEYAAVFDASGTPLCVAFQVDSRTVTSRAFDKSGKIVDEYTVAK, from the coding sequence ATGCGCCGTGCCATTCTGTCGTTCATCGTGTTTCTTCTGTGTTTCTGTTGCATGGGCGCGTTTGCGGAAACGCCGATCCAAGGCGCGATGAACCGGGTCCTTGCCCGAATGGGCGACGCGCTGACCGGGGAGCAACTCATGAAAGCGGACGCGGCCGTCATCGCCCCCTTCATTACGGACGAGGATCGCCGCGTGTTCGCAACCGAATACTGGCGATTCGACGCGAACGTGCCGGTCGTGGTTTCGGTGCTGCGCGATGAAAAACAACCCGTTGCGCCGTTCTGGCTGGAAGAGGCCGGCTTCAACAAAACAAATCTCAAGGCGCGCAACGAGGAATACACCTACGAAGTCTGGCAAAAAGCCTTCGACGCCGGCCGCATCGGCCTTGGCATCAACGGTTTCGATAAACACCGTCCGCATTACTTCGTCGTCGTGGGACCGCAACGCCCCGGCGACAAGGTTATCTTGACCCGATTCTTTCCGGCGGATCAGCAGATATTCGAGATGAAACCGGGATCTTATACCTATCACGACTGGCCGGATCTCGTGCTAACGGATGTGCCGGACGAACTGAAAGGGCAAATTCTCCTGCCGACCATTCGCGGACGGGCCCGTGAAGCGCATCTGATCGGCGCCTTTCGCCAGACTCCCTATCCGTCCACGGAAAAGCCTGACCACGTCCTGCTTACTTGGAATGGCGACCCCCGAACGACGCAAGCTATCCAATGGCGATGCAAATCGCCCGGCGGAACCGTTCGCTACCGCGAGGCCGGCGCGGAAAACGACGCGCCGTGGATTGAAGTCAAACCCGCCTGCCGACCCCTGGTGGATCGGCTCATCCTGAACGATCGCGAGACGTATCGCTGCACAGCCGTGCTGGACGGACTGAAGCCGGGAACACGGTATGCCTATTCGATTGAACCGGCAGGCGTATCCGCCGATTTCACGACCGCTCCGGCCGGAGGCGATCCGTTTACTTTTTTCTGGCTGAGCGACACGCACAACAATCCCGTCACCGGCGACCTGCTTGCGGCGGGCCTCGCGAAGTGTCCCAAACCGGCGTTCTGCACCATTTCCGGCGATTTGGTCGGAACGGGCCAGCATCGCGACGACTGGGATTGTCTGTTCAACCATGCCGCCGCGTTCACGCCGCGCTTCCCCGTCATGCCCTCGATGGGCAATCACGACAATATTGACGGCATGGGACCGGAATTGTACTGCGCGATGTTCGCGCTGCCCGCGAACGGTCCCGCCGGACTCGAAACGGGGCGCGCCTACAGTTTCCAATACGGCGACGCGCTGTTTCTCATGCCCGACGTCACCGCGCCCGTTGAAATGCAGGCGCCGTGGATCGAACGACAACTGCAAGGGAAGACTACGGCATGGACCTTCGCGGTCTTGCATTTCCCCCCCTACGCGCCGGACGACGAAAACCCGGAAATCGTCGAGAATTGGCTCCCGCTGTTCGATGCCCATCACGTGGATTTCGTGTTGACCGGCCACGTTCATAACTATCTGCGCACGTATCCAATGAAGGCCGGCCAACGGGTCGAGTCAACCCGGGACGGAACCATTTACTGTATTACCGTGTCCGTCGGCGGAAGGCCGCAGGCGATACCGAAACCCGAATACGCCGCCGTGTTCGACGCCTCCGGCACGCCGCTCTGCGTGGCGTTCCAAGTGGATTCCCGTACGGTCACGTCCCGCGCGTTCGACAAGTCCGGCAAAATCGTGGACGAATATACCGTTGCCAAGTAA
- a CDS encoding endonuclease/exonuclease/phosphatase family protein: MKKQILLGLGAAFLTIVALLCAAFVWTFRVHRVVFPKESISDAQWQEYLAAPQKTETTLKVLTWNIQMLPVMLSPFSEDLQKLQAIRAPCIADSLIQEDYDVICFQEAFDQESLEKLKEKLKDAYPFMVYPRYASRWRALSNGVWFISRVPIRYVDHVTYPQLHGVNWWTSKGCCLIEGVKDGLRFQMAGTHFPTGKQSDKDAAVEAIRERLLPLRQNRVPFIALGDFNTDKGTPAYDALLKILELQDAPINDPRPYSSDPENSWKRGKKGRPSLIDHVLLNPNGSGTAFDTQTIFRSTSYYGKKLIDLSDYYGVSADIILRP, encoded by the coding sequence ATGAAGAAACAAATCCTGCTGGGTCTCGGCGCCGCGTTCCTCACCATTGTTGCCCTTCTTTGCGCCGCATTTGTATGGACGTTTCGCGTGCACCGCGTCGTTTTTCCAAAGGAGTCTATTTCCGACGCCCAGTGGCAAGAGTATCTTGCCGCGCCGCAAAAAACGGAAACGACCTTGAAAGTGCTGACGTGGAATATTCAGATGCTGCCCGTCATGCTGTCTCCCTTCAGCGAAGACCTGCAGAAACTGCAAGCCATCCGCGCGCCATGTATTGCCGACTCGCTCATCCAGGAAGATTACGATGTCATCTGTTTTCAGGAAGCCTTCGACCAGGAATCGCTGGAAAAACTGAAGGAAAAACTGAAGGACGCCTACCCTTTCATGGTATATCCCCGTTATGCTTCCCGCTGGCGTGCGCTGAGCAACGGCGTTTGGTTCATAAGCCGCGTGCCGATACGATACGTGGATCACGTGACCTATCCCCAATTGCACGGCGTGAACTGGTGGACCTCGAAGGGATGCTGCCTGATTGAAGGCGTGAAGGACGGTCTGCGGTTCCAGATGGCCGGCACCCATTTCCCCACGGGCAAACAAAGCGACAAGGACGCGGCCGTCGAGGCAATCCGCGAACGATTGCTGCCCCTTCGCCAGAATCGCGTGCCCTTCATAGCGCTCGGCGATTTCAACACAGACAAGGGCACGCCGGCCTACGACGCGCTGTTGAAAATCCTCGAATTGCAGGACGCGCCGATAAACGATCCCCGGCCCTATTCGTCCGATCCGGAAAATTCATGGAAAAGAGGGAAAAAAGGCCGGCCCTCGCTTATCGATCACGTCCTGCTCAACCCGAACGGGAGCGGAACCGCATTCGACACACAGACCATTTTCCGTTCCACTTCCTATTATGGCAAAAAACTGATAGACCTCTCCGATTATTACGGCGTCTCGGCGGATATCATCCTGCGGCCCTGA
- a CDS encoding DUF488 domain-containing protein has product MAIHLFTIGFTKKGAERFFTVLRESRVRRVLDIRLNNVSQLAGFAKRDDLKFFLREICNADYLHVPECAPTKEILDKYKKKHGDWEEYEACFLPLIEERKIETLLTADLLDYGCLLCSEPTPEKCHRRLVASYLEAKIPNLQVKNL; this is encoded by the coding sequence ATGGCCATACATCTTTTTACCATCGGTTTTACGAAGAAGGGCGCGGAACGCTTCTTCACGGTTTTGCGTGAATCGCGGGTTCGGCGTGTTCTTGACATCCGATTGAACAACGTGTCGCAATTGGCCGGATTTGCCAAGCGCGACGACTTGAAATTCTTTCTGCGGGAAATATGCAATGCCGATTATCTTCACGTGCCGGAATGCGCGCCGACCAAGGAGATCCTGGATAAATACAAGAAGAAGCATGGAGACTGGGAAGAGTATGAGGCGTGTTTTCTGCCTCTGATTGAGGAGCGGAAAATAGAAACGCTGTTGACGGCCGATCTTCTCGATTATGGATGTCTTCTTTGCAGCGAGCCAACGCCTGAAAAATGCCACCGCCGTTTGGTGGCCTCCTACTTGGAGGCTAAAATCCCCAATTTACAGGTCAAAAACCTGTGA
- the guaB gene encoding IMP dehydrogenase — MSNSDRFSEGLSFDDVLLRPARSSVLPRDVDVSSRFTRRIRLNIPLVSAAMDTVTEARLAIAIAQEGGIGVIHKNLAIRDQAAEVDRVKRSQSGIITDPITLSPHQSVREAEELMGRYHVSGVPITDKNGKLVGILTNRDLRFLVDFSVPIEQVMTRTNLVTALPGTTLEEAKRLLHEHRIEKLPIVTDDGTLVGLITIKDINKARDFPRSCKDADGRLRVAAAIGTGEAELERAQALVEAHVDVLVVDTAHGHQDMALDTVRMVKHAFPDVDVVAGNIVTPEAAMDLIEAGADAVKVGVGPGSICTTRVVAGAGVPQFTAILDVAEAAAKKDVPVIADGGIKYSGDITKAIAAGADTVMIGSLFAGTEESPGDTILYEGRTYKVHRGMGSLKAMQRGGKARYMQFDIEQAAKLVPEGVEARVPYRGSLAEYVHQLVGGLRAGMGYCGCRNIHELQTRTQFVRVTASGLRESHPHDVTITEEPPNYQVMR; from the coding sequence ATGAGTAACAGTGACCGGTTTTCCGAAGGTTTGTCGTTCGACGATGTATTGTTGCGTCCGGCGCGTTCGAGCGTGCTTCCGCGGGACGTTGACGTGTCGTCCCGTTTTACGCGCCGGATTCGCCTGAATATCCCCCTGGTCAGCGCGGCGATGGACACGGTGACCGAGGCGCGCCTCGCGATCGCCATCGCGCAGGAAGGCGGTATCGGCGTCATTCATAAAAATCTCGCGATCCGCGATCAGGCCGCCGAAGTGGACCGCGTGAAACGGTCGCAGTCGGGCATCATTACCGATCCGATTACGCTCAGTCCCCATCAAAGCGTCCGGGAAGCCGAAGAACTCATGGGACGCTACCATGTCTCCGGCGTGCCCATCACTGACAAAAACGGCAAACTTGTCGGCATTCTCACCAACCGCGATCTGCGCTTTCTCGTGGATTTCTCGGTGCCCATTGAACAGGTCATGACGCGCACGAATCTGGTGACCGCGCTGCCGGGCACGACGCTCGAGGAGGCCAAGCGCCTCTTGCACGAGCACCGAATAGAAAAACTGCCCATCGTGACCGACGACGGCACGTTGGTGGGACTGATTACCATCAAGGACATCAACAAGGCGCGTGATTTTCCGCGCAGTTGCAAGGATGCGGACGGACGCCTCCGCGTGGCGGCGGCCATTGGAACCGGCGAGGCCGAACTGGAACGCGCCCAGGCGCTGGTCGAGGCGCATGTGGACGTCCTCGTCGTTGACACGGCCCACGGCCATCAGGACATGGCCCTCGACACCGTGCGCATGGTCAAGCACGCGTTTCCGGACGTGGACGTGGTCGCCGGCAATATCGTCACGCCAGAGGCCGCGATGGATTTGATTGAAGCGGGGGCCGATGCCGTCAAGGTGGGCGTGGGGCCCGGCTCGATTTGCACGACGCGCGTTGTGGCCGGCGCCGGCGTGCCGCAGTTCACCGCGATTCTCGACGTCGCGGAGGCCGCCGCAAAGAAAGACGTTCCCGTCATCGCGGACGGCGGCATCAAGTATTCGGGCGACATCACGAAGGCCATCGCGGCGGGGGCCGACACGGTCATGATCGGCAGCCTCTTTGCGGGCACCGAGGAAAGCCCGGGCGACACAATCCTCTACGAGGGTCGCACGTACAAGGTCCATCGTGGCATGGGATCGCTCAAGGCGATGCAGCGAGGCGGCAAGGCGCGCTACATGCAGTTCGACATCGAACAGGCGGCCAAACTCGTACCCGAGGGTGTTGAGGCGCGCGTGCCCTACCGCGGTTCGTTGGCGGAATACGTCCATCAACTCGTCGGCGGCCTGCGGGCCGGCATGGGCTACTGCGGTTGCCGGAACATCCACGAATTGCAGACGCGCACCCAATTCGTGCGCGTGACGGCGTCGGGGCTTCGCGAAAGCCACCCGCACGACGTCACCATTACCGAGGAACCCCCAAATTATCAGGTCATGAGGTAA
- the guaA gene encoding glutamine-hydrolyzing GMP synthase, with product MQGMGRPVVVLDFGAQYSKLIARRVREANVYSLIVPYNAPLDDLRALNPAGIIFSGGPASVHAPGAPMPDPGVFDMGIPILGICYGVQLFAHMLGGKVERSDRREYGIAHLENSDTSGFLDGIDPRTQVWMSHGDAISIMPPGFEVIGRTENCPYAAIVKPDARFYGVQFHPEVVHTPQGPRILSNFVHKICGCASDWTMGSFVEHAIADIRARVGSKRVLCGLSGGVDSSVAAMLIHRAIGDRLTCVFVNNGLLRKGEPEMVQEVFRGHFHIDLRYVDAEARFLSELAGVGEPEAKRKIIGRVFVEVFEEEAAKLGHNDFLAQGTLYPDVIESMSATGGPSAVIKSHHNVGGLPDIMQLELLEPLRELFKDEVRAVGKELGLPDDIVWRHPFPGPGLGVRCIGNVTKERLDTLRAADAIFIEEIKKAGLYREIWQALVCLLPVKSVGVQGDERTYEEVCSLRAVTSEDAMTADWYRFPPEVLQRTANRICNEVKHINRVLYDITSKPPGTIEWE from the coding sequence ATGCAGGGAATGGGCCGGCCCGTCGTCGTGCTGGACTTTGGCGCGCAATACAGCAAACTCATCGCCCGCCGCGTCCGCGAAGCCAACGTGTACAGTTTGATTGTCCCCTACAACGCGCCCTTGGACGACCTTCGCGCCCTGAATCCCGCCGGCATCATTTTCAGCGGCGGACCGGCCAGCGTCCATGCGCCGGGCGCGCCCATGCCGGATCCGGGCGTATTCGACATGGGCATTCCCATTCTCGGAATTTGCTACGGCGTGCAACTGTTCGCGCACATGCTCGGTGGAAAGGTGGAGCGATCGGACCGCCGCGAATACGGCATCGCCCATCTGGAAAATAGCGACACATCGGGTTTTCTCGATGGAATAGATCCTCGCACGCAGGTCTGGATGAGCCACGGCGATGCCATTTCGATCATGCCGCCGGGATTTGAGGTCATCGGACGAACCGAAAACTGTCCCTACGCGGCCATCGTCAAGCCGGACGCGCGGTTCTACGGCGTGCAGTTTCATCCCGAAGTCGTCCATACGCCCCAAGGACCGCGCATCCTGTCCAATTTCGTGCATAAAATCTGCGGATGCGCCTCCGACTGGACCATGGGATCCTTTGTGGAACACGCCATAGCCGATATCCGCGCGCGCGTGGGAAGCAAGCGTGTGTTGTGCGGTCTGAGCGGCGGTGTGGATTCGAGCGTCGCCGCCATGCTGATACACCGTGCCATCGGCGACCGGCTCACCTGTGTATTCGTGAACAACGGGCTGCTGCGCAAGGGCGAACCGGAGATGGTCCAAGAAGTGTTTCGCGGACATTTCCACATTGACTTACGCTACGTGGACGCCGAGGCCCGATTTCTTTCCGAGTTGGCGGGGGTCGGCGAACCCGAAGCCAAACGAAAAATAATCGGACGCGTATTTGTCGAGGTGTTCGAGGAAGAAGCGGCTAAATTGGGGCACAACGATTTTCTGGCGCAAGGCACCCTGTACCCGGACGTGATAGAAAGCATGTCCGCGACCGGTGGACCTTCGGCCGTTATCAAAAGCCACCACAATGTGGGCGGTCTGCCGGACATCATGCAATTGGAACTGCTCGAACCCCTTCGGGAATTGTTCAAGGACGAGGTGCGCGCCGTGGGCAAGGAACTCGGCCTGCCGGACGACATCGTATGGCGCCACCCGTTTCCGGGACCAGGGCTTGGCGTGCGATGCATCGGAAACGTGACAAAGGAAAGACTGGACACGCTGCGCGCCGCGGACGCCATTTTTATTGAAGAAATCAAAAAGGCCGGATTGTATCGCGAAATATGGCAGGCGCTCGTTTGTCTATTGCCGGTCAAAAGCGTCGGCGTTCAAGGGGATGAACGCACCTACGAGGAAGTCTGCTCGCTGCGCGCCGTAACCAGCGAGGATGCCATGACCGCCGACTGGTATCGTTTTCCGCCGGAGGTCTTGCAGCGCACCGCCAACCGAATTTGCAACGAAGTCAAGCACATCAACCGCGTGCTATACGACATAACATCAAAACCACCCGGAACCATTGAGTGGGAGTGA
- a CDS encoding ATP-dependent Clp protease proteolytic subunit: MPAIFSYRLCFDKGNCFMSCSESSPNPNASILDRLLKVRTILIGGPIEEELAERVIAQAVLLNSESQDPIRIILTTPGGMVDVGFAIHDVFKFITAPLTIIGAGYVASMGIPILLSVPHDRRFSLPNTRYMMHQPSGGAGGQAKDIRITAQQIIKTRERLNLLISRETGQPLEKVSADSDRDFWMSAEEALEYGLVSKIVKNEKELA; this comes from the coding sequence TTGCCGGCGATTTTTTCCTACCGTTTATGCTTCGATAAAGGAAACTGTTTCATGTCTTGTTCTGAATCTTCACCGAATCCCAATGCGAGTATTCTCGATCGTCTTTTGAAAGTGCGCACGATTCTCATAGGGGGACCCATCGAGGAGGAACTCGCCGAACGGGTCATTGCACAGGCCGTCCTGCTCAATTCCGAATCGCAGGATCCCATCCGCATAATTCTTACCACGCCCGGCGGCATGGTGGATGTTGGATTCGCCATACACGATGTGTTCAAGTTCATCACGGCTCCGTTGACAATTATCGGTGCGGGATACGTGGCGAGCATGGGAATTCCCATTTTGCTTTCCGTTCCTCATGATAGAAGATTTTCCTTGCCCAATACACGGTATATGATGCATCAGCCAAGCGGCGGAGCCGGCGGTCAAGCAAAGGATATTCGTATCACCGCGCAGCAAATTATCAAAACCCGCGAAAGGCTCAATCTCCTGATTTCCAGGGAAACGGGACAGCCGCTGGAAAAAGTCAGCGCAGACAGCGACCGCGACTTTTGGATGAGTGCGGAAGAGGCGCTTGAATACGGGTTGGTTTCAAAAATCGTGAAGAATGAAAAGGAACTTGCGTAA
- the dnaN gene encoding DNA polymerase III subunit beta, whose translation MKIRIPRQDLLDNVNRAKTVVSSKTALPILSHLLLETCESAVRLSATDLKVSIECMVDCTVEEPGSFTVSSQRLAMILSELPDADVTMELGDNNIIHLSCGRIRTRLFSMPPEEFPPIRAFDNIEPLVFSQEMLKKMFLKTSFAICTDQARYNLTGLLFEIQEGRLTVVATDGRRMSVCSESEGIPEGANIKVIIPGKMIGELERLLGTEGEVSVYLDEAQTAFSFNNTRLVTAIIEGNFPNYEVVIPKKHDKEVVINTLAFTEAVRRTRTMTNEKFNNVRFILSSGLLQLKVVTPEVGEYEEELSVEYDGDQVEIAFNPDFILDILRNIDTEMVSLILKDTTSPGIIKPCTDAASETYTNVVMPIRL comes from the coding sequence ATGAAAATCCGAATTCCACGACAAGACTTGCTGGACAACGTCAATCGGGCCAAAACCGTCGTGTCCTCCAAAACGGCTCTGCCGATTCTTTCGCATCTCCTCTTGGAAACGTGTGAGAGCGCCGTTCGTCTTTCGGCCACCGATCTGAAGGTCAGCATTGAGTGCATGGTGGATTGTACGGTCGAGGAACCGGGATCGTTTACAGTTTCGTCACAGCGATTGGCAATGATTCTTTCGGAATTGCCCGATGCGGATGTCACGATGGAACTCGGGGACAACAATATAATCCATCTGAGTTGCGGACGGATTAGGACCCGTCTCTTTAGCATGCCTCCGGAGGAATTTCCCCCCATTCGTGCATTCGACAATATAGAACCACTCGTGTTTTCGCAGGAAATGCTCAAGAAGATGTTTTTGAAAACGTCTTTTGCTATTTGCACCGACCAGGCAAGGTACAATCTTACGGGATTGCTGTTTGAAATCCAAGAAGGACGATTGACGGTTGTGGCGACGGATGGCCGCCGCATGAGTGTTTGTTCCGAGAGTGAAGGCATTCCGGAGGGGGCCAATATTAAAGTCATTATACCCGGCAAAATGATAGGCGAACTTGAACGGTTGCTCGGCACGGAAGGCGAAGTCTCCGTTTATCTTGACGAAGCGCAAACGGCTTTCTCGTTCAATAATACAAGGCTCGTGACAGCCATTATTGAGGGAAACTTTCCAAATTACGAGGTGGTCATTCCAAAGAAGCATGACAAGGAAGTGGTAATCAATACGTTGGCTTTTACGGAAGCAGTGCGGCGTACGCGGACGATGACGAACGAAAAGTTCAACAATGTCCGGTTTATATTGAGCAGCGGCCTTTTGCAGTTGAAGGTTGTAACGCCGGAAGTGGGCGAATACGAGGAAGAACTAAGCGTTGAATACGATGGCGATCAGGTCGAAATCGCATTCAATCCTGATTTTATACTCGATATACTCCGCAATATTGACACGGAAATGGTATCATTGATTCTGAAGGATACGACCAGTCCGGGCATTATAAAGCCTTGTACCGATGCAGCCAGCGAGACCTATACCAATGTCGTGATGCCGATACGGCTGTAG
- a CDS encoding sialidase family protein — protein MIVLYKEPLRKFFIMLPVAIIAFIAFVNSSFGENEGMKRIVLFESGKGGYDTYRIPAIVKTTKGTLLAFCEGRKNSSSDTGNIDLLLQRSLDNGFTWDETKVIVDDGNDTCGNPCPIVDQKTGTLVLLLTKNKGHENEFQIINGTASPRTVWLTRSTDDGVTWSTPSNISSEVCKPDFRWYATGPCHGIQLAGGRMVAPCDHSTGPAFDDMHSHVIFSDDGGMSWQIGGILDSRTNECTAVQLADGSLYLNMRNYRNTNRRAVSVSSDNGMTWQSCRDDEALLDPVCQASVLRFSIEKDDGKNRVLFSNPASKKRENMTVRLSYDECRTWPVSKSLWNGPSAYSDLVVTADGKIGCLFECGVTKPYETITLALFSLEWLTGGADSP, from the coding sequence ATGATTGTGCTTTATAAAGAACCACTTCGTAAATTCTTTATTATGTTGCCGGTGGCGATAATAGCGTTCATCGCTTTCGTCAATTCTTCGTTTGGAGAGAATGAAGGGATGAAACGTATTGTACTTTTCGAGTCAGGTAAAGGAGGTTATGACACTTACCGGATTCCGGCCATTGTCAAAACGACAAAGGGAACATTGCTTGCCTTTTGTGAAGGTCGAAAGAATAGTTCGTCGGATACCGGCAATATTGATCTGTTATTGCAACGAAGCCTTGACAATGGTTTCACGTGGGATGAAACGAAAGTCATTGTTGATGACGGTAACGACACCTGTGGAAATCCCTGTCCCATCGTGGATCAAAAGACCGGAACCCTTGTGCTTTTATTGACGAAGAACAAAGGCCATGAGAACGAATTCCAGATTATAAATGGCACGGCATCGCCACGCACCGTGTGGCTGACCCGAAGCACGGACGACGGCGTTACATGGTCTACGCCATCGAACATCAGTTCGGAGGTTTGCAAACCGGATTTTCGCTGGTATGCGACGGGTCCATGTCACGGGATTCAACTTGCCGGGGGACGTATGGTTGCCCCGTGCGATCACTCGACGGGTCCGGCATTCGACGACATGCATTCGCATGTCATATTCAGCGATGACGGCGGGATGTCTTGGCAAATCGGCGGCATCCTTGATTCGCGCACCAACGAGTGCACCGCGGTCCAATTGGCCGATGGTTCTCTTTATTTGAATATGCGCAACTATCGAAACACGAATCGTCGCGCCGTGTCTGTTAGTTCCGACAACGGCATGACGTGGCAATCTTGTCGCGATGACGAAGCCTTACTCGATCCGGTTTGTCAAGCCAGCGTATTACGATTCAGCATAGAAAAAGACGATGGAAAGAACCGCGTCCTGTTCTCAAATCCCGCCAGCAAGAAACGCGAGAATATGACAGTCCGACTCAGTTATGACGAATGCAGGACATGGCCTGTTTCCAAATCATTGTGGAACGGACCTTCCGCCTATTCTGATCTTGTAGTCACGGCGGATGGAAAGATTGGATGTTTGTTCGAGTGTGGCGTAACGAAACCCTATGAGACAATTACTCTCGCACTGTTTTCACTCGAATGGCTGACCGGCGGCGCGGATAGTCCATGA